A single genomic interval of Lewinellaceae bacterium harbors:
- a CDS encoding DUF1573 domain-containing protein, with product MNRLLLLALALLAFGCSNDGQSAAGNEKSLEEIKSDGPIRNSDIIRNPVSANEPVDTVNVAKIAFEQETFDFGEVDEGAVVQHTFNFVNTGKAPLLISSARSTCGCTVPEWPKEPVPPGERGQIEVKFNTQGKKNKQTKPVTIVANTYPATSKVFLQGFVRPAEGTPEGTGE from the coding sequence ATGAACCGACTCCTCCTACTGGCTTTGGCATTGCTCGCTTTCGGATGCAGCAACGACGGCCAATCCGCCGCCGGAAATGAAAAATCGCTGGAAGAAATCAAAAGCGACGGGCCGATCCGCAATTCCGATATTATCCGCAACCCGGTTTCGGCCAATGAACCCGTAGATACAGTAAACGTCGCCAAGATCGCTTTCGAGCAAGAAACTTTTGACTTCGGCGAAGTCGATGAAGGCGCAGTGGTGCAACACACCTTCAATTTCGTCAATACCGGCAAAGCGCCGCTGCTCATCAGCAGCGCCCGTTCTACTTGCGGGTGTACCGTGCCCGAGTGGCCGAAAGAGCCCGTCCCGCCGGGAGAGCGCGGCCAAATAGAAGTGAAGTTCAATACCCAGGGAAAGAAGAACAAACAAACCAAACCGGTCACTATTGTCGCCAATACCTATCCGGCAACATCAAAGGTCTTCCTCCAGGGCTTCGTGCGGCCGGCCGAAGGCACGCCGGAAGGGACTGGCGAATAA
- the yajC gene encoding preprotein translocase subunit YajC, with amino-acid sequence MLLLQAGNAGMYNLVFIGAMILIFWLFLIRPQQKRQKEQKTFMDSLQKGDEIVTASGIIGRINKIEDNVITLEVANKTYIRITRAAVSKEMTDSFFTTDDKDK; translated from the coding sequence ATGCTATTGCTTCAGGCCGGAAATGCAGGGATGTACAACCTTGTTTTTATCGGCGCTATGATCCTCATCTTTTGGCTTTTCCTCATCCGGCCCCAGCAGAAACGCCAGAAAGAACAAAAAACTTTCATGGATAGCCTCCAGAAAGGAGACGAAATCGTGACTGCCAGCGGTATCATCGGCCGCATTAATAAAATTGAGGATAACGTCATAACCCTGGAAGTGGCCAATAAAACGTATATTCGGATCACCCGGGCCGCTGTGTCCAAAGAAATGACCGATTCCTTCTTTACCACCGATGATAAGGATAAATAG
- a CDS encoding YebC/PmpR family DNA-binding transcriptional regulator — MSGHNKWSKIKRKKGAADAKRSKMFSRIIKEITVAVKEGGSGDPDFNPRLRLAVANAKGVNMPKDNVERAVKKALESGSGDIHQPTYEGYAPGGVAVFVECTTDNLKRTISSVRSIFNKGGGNLATSGSVDFLFERKGIFVIGKGEHNLEELELEVIDGGAEDLEVDEENDEITITVDFPDFGNMQKKLEELGIEPKSANLERIPTTTTTLSLSDAKSALHLIENLEEDDDVQNVFHNLEMTEELEAALEE, encoded by the coding sequence ATGTCAGGTCATAATAAATGGTCAAAGATAAAACGCAAAAAAGGGGCAGCCGACGCCAAACGGTCCAAAATGTTCAGCCGGATCATCAAGGAAATAACCGTCGCCGTTAAGGAAGGCGGCAGCGGCGACCCCGATTTCAACCCCCGCCTGCGCCTGGCGGTAGCCAACGCCAAAGGGGTTAACATGCCAAAAGACAATGTGGAACGGGCCGTCAAAAAAGCCCTGGAATCAGGCAGTGGCGACATCCACCAGCCTACTTACGAAGGCTACGCTCCCGGCGGCGTCGCCGTTTTTGTGGAATGCACCACCGACAACCTGAAACGCACCATTTCCAGCGTGCGGTCTATCTTCAACAAGGGAGGAGGAAACCTGGCCACTTCCGGTTCGGTCGATTTTCTCTTCGAGCGCAAAGGAATCTTTGTTATTGGAAAAGGGGAGCACAACCTGGAAGAACTGGAGCTGGAAGTGATCGATGGCGGCGCCGAAGACCTGGAGGTGGATGAAGAAAACGACGAGATCACCATCACCGTCGATTTTCCGGATTTTGGCAACATGCAGAAGAAACTCGAAGAACTGGGCATCGAGCCGAAAAGCGCCAACCTCGAACGCATCCCCACCACGACTACCACGCTCAGTTTGTCGGATGCGAAATCGGCTCTTCACCTGATCGAAAACCTGGAAGAAGACGACGACGTGCAAAATGTGTTCCACAACCTGGAAATGACGGAGGAACTGGAGGCAGCGCTGGAGGAGTGA
- a CDS encoding DNA primase — MIKPKSVEEVIETAKVEEVIQDYVNLKRRGVNMIGLCPFHAEKTPSFTVSPSKGFYKCFGCGKGGDAVNFLMELEQMDFPEAIRHLARKYGIQLEETEVSQEVREEQQYQESLYLVNEYAKQYYQDQLFLTDVGKSVGLSYFKERGFREEVIKKFGLGFAPDKTDAFTVKATHDGYKLDLLKKLGLASQYGRDFFRNRVMFAIHNLSGKVIGFGGRILVKDVKAPKYVNTPETDVYNKSKVLYGAFFAKRAIRKEDECIMVEGYTDVLSLHQAGIENVVASSGTSLTIEQIRLVKRYTENIKILYDGDPAGIKAALRGMGMVLEEGLNVKIVLLPQGEDPDSYLKAVGTEAFREYITQEAKDFIMFQAGLLQEEAAGDPVKKTKLIKDIVDSIARIPDPLKRSLYVRECARIMEVEEQLLVNEANKVVAHRFRKGQQEEERARLKEGAPQPDEVFTTPPPLPREKQAPAGDEFQEKDIIRILIAGGGEVFDKEENITVAQYILSNIEDVLDTFDFPLYGQLAKKCHERLLANEPVNTDYFLNHPDEEIRQMAINMLSSPYEYSENWEKRWDIFLSSQKMPDENFERDSTQALKRFKLRKLNKMIRQNAEKIKQLFEQKSEDYIIYLKLDQKLKGMRNELAEELGTVVL, encoded by the coding sequence ATGATCAAGCCCAAAAGCGTAGAAGAAGTAATAGAAACTGCCAAGGTGGAAGAAGTGATTCAGGATTACGTCAACCTCAAGCGCCGCGGAGTGAACATGATCGGGCTGTGCCCTTTTCACGCGGAAAAGACGCCTTCTTTCACCGTGTCTCCATCGAAGGGCTTTTATAAGTGTTTTGGCTGCGGGAAAGGTGGAGATGCCGTAAACTTCCTCATGGAACTGGAGCAGATGGATTTTCCGGAAGCCATACGCCACCTGGCCAGGAAATATGGCATCCAGCTGGAAGAGACGGAGGTTTCTCAGGAAGTTAGAGAAGAGCAGCAATACCAGGAAAGCCTTTACCTGGTCAACGAATACGCCAAACAGTACTACCAGGACCAGCTTTTTCTTACCGATGTGGGCAAAAGCGTGGGGCTGAGTTACTTTAAGGAGCGGGGCTTTCGCGAGGAAGTGATCAAAAAGTTCGGCCTGGGCTTCGCTCCGGATAAAACGGACGCCTTTACCGTCAAGGCCACCCACGACGGTTACAAGCTGGATTTGCTGAAAAAGCTGGGGCTGGCCAGCCAGTACGGGCGGGATTTCTTCCGCAACCGGGTTATGTTCGCCATTCACAACCTCTCGGGCAAGGTCATCGGCTTCGGCGGCCGCATCCTGGTCAAGGATGTCAAGGCACCCAAGTACGTCAATACGCCGGAAACCGACGTCTACAACAAGAGCAAGGTCCTCTACGGCGCCTTTTTTGCCAAGCGCGCCATCCGCAAGGAAGACGAATGCATCATGGTGGAAGGGTATACCGACGTGCTTTCGCTCCACCAGGCGGGCATCGAAAACGTGGTGGCCTCCTCGGGCACCTCCCTCACCATTGAGCAAATCCGCCTGGTCAAGCGCTACACCGAGAACATCAAAATCCTTTACGACGGCGACCCGGCCGGCATCAAGGCCGCCCTGCGGGGGATGGGCATGGTGCTGGAGGAGGGCCTGAACGTGAAGATCGTCCTGCTCCCCCAGGGCGAGGATCCGGATTCCTACCTGAAAGCGGTAGGCACCGAAGCTTTTCGGGAGTACATCACCCAGGAGGCGAAGGATTTTATCATGTTCCAGGCCGGCCTGCTGCAGGAGGAGGCCGCCGGCGACCCGGTCAAAAAAACCAAGTTGATTAAAGATATTGTCGACAGCATCGCCCGGATACCCGACCCGCTGAAACGCTCCTTGTACGTGCGGGAGTGCGCCCGGATCATGGAAGTCGAAGAGCAATTGCTGGTCAACGAAGCCAACAAGGTGGTGGCTCACCGCTTTAGAAAAGGCCAGCAGGAAGAGGAGCGCGCGCGGCTTAAGGAAGGAGCTCCTCAGCCCGATGAGGTTTTCACAACGCCACCACCCTTGCCCCGGGAAAAGCAGGCCCCGGCCGGCGATGAATTCCAGGAGAAAGACATCATCCGGATTCTGATTGCCGGGGGAGGGGAGGTATTCGATAAGGAAGAAAATATTACCGTAGCCCAATACATCCTGAGCAACATCGAGGACGTGCTGGATACTTTTGATTTTCCGCTCTACGGGCAGTTGGCGAAAAAGTGCCATGAAAGGTTATTGGCCAACGAACCCGTGAATACCGACTACTTCCTCAACCACCCCGACGAAGAAATTCGCCAGATGGCCATCAATATGCTCAGCAGCCCCTATGAATACAGCGAAAACTGGGAAAAACGCTGGGATATTTTCCTTTCTTCTCAGAAAATGCCGGACGAGAATTTCGAAAGAGACAGCACCCAGGCCCTCAAGCGGTTTAAGCTCAGAAAGCTGAATAAAATGATCCGGCAAAACGCCGAAAAGATCAAGCAGCTCTTCGAGCAAAAGTCGGAGGATTACATCATCTACCTCAAGCTGGACCAGAAGCTGAAGGGGATGCGCAATGAGTTGGCGGAGGAGTTGGGGACGGTGGTGTTGTGA
- the fbaA gene encoding class II fructose-bisphosphate aldolase: MSTATSTRFRTGVLHGDEVTELFSYANENDFALPAVNVVGSNTINAVMETAKEANSPVIIQFSNGGAAFNAGKGLSNENQRAAILGGISGAMHVHTLAKAYGVTVILHTDHCARKLLPWLDGLIGAGEKFFKSRGYPLYSSHMIDLSEEPIQENVETCVRYLERMDKIGMTLEIELGVTGGEEDGVDNTGVDSSRLYTQPEEVSYAYEALSKVSKRFTVAAAFGNVHGVYKPGNVELKPVILKNSQEYVKEKFKTADNPINFVFHGGSGSSQEEIREAIGYGAIKMNIDTDLQWAFWDGVRGYNEKHKDYLQAQIGNPEGEDKPNKKFYDPRQWLRAGEQTFKARLKQAFEDLNCLNRNE, translated from the coding sequence ATGTCCACAGCAACTTCCACCCGCTTCAGAACCGGCGTGCTCCACGGAGACGAGGTGACGGAGCTTTTTAGCTACGCCAATGAAAACGACTTTGCCCTTCCCGCAGTCAACGTCGTCGGCAGCAATACCATCAATGCCGTAATGGAAACCGCCAAAGAGGCCAACTCCCCGGTGATCATCCAGTTTTCCAACGGCGGCGCCGCCTTCAATGCCGGCAAAGGGCTGTCCAACGAAAACCAGCGCGCGGCCATCCTCGGAGGCATCTCCGGCGCCATGCACGTGCATACTCTGGCCAAAGCCTACGGCGTGACCGTCATCCTGCACACCGACCACTGCGCCCGCAAGCTCCTGCCCTGGCTCGACGGCCTGATCGGCGCCGGCGAAAAGTTCTTCAAAAGCCGGGGTTACCCGCTCTACAGCTCCCACATGATCGACCTGTCGGAAGAACCCATCCAGGAAAACGTGGAAACCTGCGTGCGCTACCTCGAACGCATGGATAAGATCGGCATGACCCTGGAGATCGAGCTGGGCGTGACCGGCGGAGAAGAGGACGGCGTAGACAATACCGGCGTGGACAGCTCCCGCCTGTATACGCAGCCGGAAGAGGTGAGCTATGCCTACGAAGCGCTGAGCAAAGTGAGCAAGCGGTTTACGGTCGCTGCCGCCTTCGGCAACGTTCACGGGGTGTACAAGCCCGGAAACGTGGAGCTCAAGCCCGTCATCCTGAAGAATTCTCAGGAGTATGTGAAAGAGAAATTCAAAACTGCCGACAACCCCATCAACTTCGTCTTCCACGGCGGTTCCGGCTCTTCTCAGGAGGAGATCAGAGAGGCCATCGGCTACGGCGCCATCAAGATGAACATCGACACCGACCTGCAGTGGGCCTTCTGGGACGGCGTAAGGGGGTACAACGAAAAGCACAAGGACTACCTGCAAGCCCAAATCGGCAATCCGGAGGGCGAAGACAAGCCCAACAAGAAGTTCTATGACCCCCGGCAGTGGCTGCGGGCCGGCGAACAGACGTTCAAGGCGCGCCTGAAGCAGGCGTTTGAGGACTTGAATTGTTTGAACAGGAATGAGTGA
- the trxB gene encoding thioredoxin-disulfide reductase, protein MAEGIERIKCLIIGSGPAGYTAAVYAARANLEPVLYTGKEPGGQLMITTDVENYPGYPDGIMGPQMMEDFRKQAERFGTDVRYELISKVDFTGPVHKAWSETGHEIHADSIIISTGASAKWLGLESEKRLTNKGVSACAVCDGFFFRGQEVAVVGGGDTAAEEALYLSKLCPVVHLLVRRDELRASKIMQERVFKTKNIQVHWNTEAAEVLGENEVEGLLVVNNQTKKESTIPVKGFFVAIGHKPNTDIFKDWLNMDGTGYIQTNGKSTKTNVTGVFASGDAQDNIYRQAVTAAGTGCMAALDAERYLTEEGII, encoded by the coding sequence ATGGCAGAAGGTATCGAAAGAATAAAATGCCTGATCATCGGCTCCGGGCCGGCAGGCTACACGGCAGCAGTATACGCTGCGCGCGCGAATCTCGAGCCGGTATTGTACACCGGCAAAGAACCAGGCGGGCAACTCATGATCACTACAGACGTGGAGAACTACCCCGGATACCCGGATGGCATTATGGGGCCCCAGATGATGGAGGATTTCCGCAAACAGGCCGAGCGCTTCGGAACCGACGTGCGCTATGAATTGATCAGCAAGGTCGACTTCACCGGGCCGGTGCACAAAGCCTGGTCGGAAACCGGCCACGAAATCCACGCCGACAGCATCATCATTTCCACCGGCGCCAGCGCCAAGTGGCTGGGCCTGGAATCTGAGAAGCGGCTTACCAACAAAGGCGTATCCGCCTGCGCCGTATGCGACGGCTTCTTTTTCCGGGGCCAGGAGGTAGCCGTCGTCGGAGGCGGCGATACCGCCGCCGAGGAAGCGCTTTACTTGTCTAAATTGTGCCCCGTCGTCCACCTGCTGGTCCGCCGCGACGAACTGCGCGCCTCCAAGATCATGCAGGAGCGGGTCTTCAAAACGAAAAACATCCAGGTGCACTGGAATACCGAAGCGGCCGAAGTCCTGGGCGAAAATGAAGTTGAAGGCCTGCTGGTCGTTAATAATCAAACTAAAAAAGAGTCTACTATCCCCGTAAAGGGCTTCTTTGTGGCCATCGGCCACAAACCCAATACGGACATCTTCAAAGACTGGCTCAACATGGATGGCACGGGCTACATCCAAACCAATGGCAAGAGCACCAAAACGAACGTAACGGGGGTTTTTGCCAGCGGCGACGCCCAGGACAACATCTACCGGCAGGCGGTTACCGCCGCAGGCACCGGTTGCATGGCCGCCCTGGACGCGGAACGCTACCTCACGGAAGAAGGCATTATTTGA
- a CDS encoding nucleoside-diphosphate kinase: MAGNRTFTMIKPDAVKAGHIGGILAKINEAGFRIVAMKLTKLSPEKAGEFYEVHKERPFYGELVEFMSSGPIVAAVLEKANAVESFRELIGATDPAKAAPGTIRALFAKSIGENAVHGADSDENAAREASFHFAATEMF; the protein is encoded by the coding sequence ATGGCTGGAAACAGAACATTTACCATGATCAAGCCCGATGCTGTAAAGGCGGGCCACATCGGAGGCATCCTGGCGAAGATCAATGAGGCGGGATTCCGGATCGTAGCAATGAAACTGACCAAATTGTCTCCGGAAAAAGCCGGGGAGTTCTACGAGGTGCACAAGGAGCGCCCGTTCTACGGAGAACTGGTGGAATTCATGTCCTCCGGGCCGATTGTCGCGGCAGTGCTGGAAAAAGCAAACGCGGTGGAATCCTTCCGCGAACTGATCGGCGCCACCGACCCGGCTAAAGCCGCGCCCGGCACCATCCGCGCGCTCTTTGCTAAAAGCATCGGCGAAAACGCCGTCCACGGCGCCGACTCCGACGAGAATGCCGCCCGCGAAGCGAGCTTCCACTTTGCGGCTACGGAAATGTTTTAG
- a CDS encoding bifunctional oligoribonuclease/PAP phosphatase NrnA produces the protein MENIKELKALLSYPKDIVITTHRNPDGDAIGSSLGVYHFLNKLGHAVRIVSPSEYPEGFGWMKDIEKIIIYDTEPEEAEGVILRADIIFCLDFNALDRIDKVGDLVEKAKGVKVMVDHHLYPEPFAEFVLSDTTASSTCELAFDLITGLGWKEHIDHVIGECLFTGILTDTGSFKYSTSAKLYRIVAELIEFGVDDYKLQDLIFNSMGEKHLRLLGHCLNNRMEILEEFQTGIITLTKEDYADFDIQRGDTEGIVNFLLKVKNVKVAAFITEQPTIVKISLRSKGDFSVQEIAKRHFKGGGHKNASGGYSFQSLDATVRRFKNVLPQYRDQLIA, from the coding sequence ATGGAGAATATTAAGGAGCTGAAAGCTCTGCTGAGTTACCCGAAAGATATTGTCATTACCACGCACCGGAATCCCGACGGCGACGCCATTGGCTCCTCTCTGGGGGTATACCACTTTCTGAACAAGCTGGGGCACGCCGTCCGCATCGTGTCGCCCTCCGAGTATCCGGAAGGGTTTGGCTGGATGAAAGACATTGAAAAGATCATCATCTACGATACGGAACCCGAAGAGGCGGAAGGCGTTATCCTGCGGGCGGATATCATTTTTTGCCTGGATTTCAACGCCCTGGACCGCATCGACAAGGTGGGAGACCTGGTCGAAAAAGCCAAAGGCGTTAAGGTTATGGTAGACCACCACCTCTATCCGGAACCGTTTGCGGAATTTGTGCTTTCTGACACCACCGCCAGCTCTACCTGCGAGCTGGCTTTCGACCTCATTACCGGCCTGGGGTGGAAAGAACATATTGACCACGTCATTGGAGAATGCTTGTTTACCGGTATCCTGACCGATACCGGCTCCTTCAAATACAGCACCTCTGCCAAATTGTACCGCATTGTCGCGGAGCTGATCGAGTTTGGCGTCGATGATTACAAATTGCAGGACCTCATCTTCAACAGCATGGGGGAAAAACACCTCCGCCTGCTGGGGCACTGCCTGAACAACCGCATGGAAATTCTGGAAGAATTCCAGACCGGGATCATCACGCTGACCAAAGAAGATTATGCCGATTTCGATATCCAGAGAGGCGATACGGAAGGGATCGTCAATTTCCTGCTGAAAGTGAAAAATGTAAAAGTTGCGGCCTTCATCACGGAGCAGCCTACCATCGTCAAGATCTCTCTCCGTTCGAAAGGGGATTTTTCCGTGCAGGAAATTGCCAAGCGCCACTTCAAGGGCGGAGGCCATAAAAATGCATCCGGAGGATATTCTTTTCAGTCTTTGGACGCAACGGTGCGCCGGTTTAAGAATGTCCTCCCTCAATACAGGGATCAACTAATCGCCTGA
- a CDS encoding FKBP-type peptidyl-prolyl cis-trans isomerase, with translation MRVAFFSAFLSVLVAASCKQDEGRLVTQHGYEYTNHTKLDGPKPQPGEYAYFQVQIRNGDSITHSTRAQGSAPFLQIPSVNNPQRRPSPVEDVLREMSVGDSVTVLIRLDSLGAKPKGFENTGIMYYDVVLVDIKSVDNFKEETKRGREEQEKKAELARARYQEVAAQVKETLNAFKAGELEEQVQETASGLKYIIHEPGNGRKVEKGRNIGVQYFGVLMNNGKGYESSFKQGEPMKFPVGEGRVIKGWDEGVALLNEGAKATFFIPYQLAYGEKGSSPDIPPKTDLLLYVEVTDVY, from the coding sequence ATGCGAGTGGCATTTTTTTCAGCATTCCTGTCTGTTCTGGTGGCGGCATCCTGCAAGCAGGATGAAGGCCGGCTGGTCACCCAGCACGGCTATGAATACACCAACCACACGAAGCTGGATGGCCCTAAGCCCCAACCCGGAGAATATGCCTACTTTCAGGTTCAAATCAGGAACGGAGACAGCATTACCCATTCTACCCGTGCCCAGGGTTCAGCCCCTTTCCTGCAGATTCCTTCAGTGAACAACCCCCAACGGCGGCCTTCGCCGGTAGAGGACGTCCTCCGGGAAATGTCGGTAGGAGACAGCGTCACCGTTTTGATCCGGTTGGACTCGCTCGGCGCCAAACCGAAAGGCTTTGAAAACACCGGCATCATGTACTACGATGTGGTACTCGTCGATATCAAATCGGTGGATAACTTTAAGGAGGAGACAAAACGGGGCCGGGAAGAACAGGAGAAAAAAGCAGAACTGGCCCGGGCCCGATACCAGGAAGTGGCCGCTCAGGTGAAAGAAACGCTGAATGCCTTTAAAGCCGGAGAACTGGAGGAGCAAGTGCAGGAAACCGCCTCCGGCCTGAAATACATCATTCACGAACCGGGCAACGGCAGGAAAGTGGAAAAGGGGCGCAATATAGGCGTTCAGTATTTTGGGGTGTTAATGAACAACGGCAAAGGGTATGAGTCTTCTTTCAAACAAGGAGAACCCATGAAATTTCCGGTTGGAGAAGGCCGGGTGATCAAAGGGTGGGATGAAGGCGTGGCGCTGTTGAATGAAGGGGCAAAGGCCACCTTTTTTATTCCCTATCAACTGGCGTATGGAGAAAAAGGATCTTCTCCTGACATTCCCCCGAAAACAGACTTGCTGCTGTATGTGGAAGTAACTGACGTGTATTAA
- the prfB gene encoding peptide chain release factor 2 (programmed frameshift), whose protein sequence is MTADQLHELKDRLGVLRRYLDVDERLFQIEEKEQQTLNPNFWDDPKRAEAVLKELKSHKAWLASYEKVKTKIEDAEVLYEFFREGEGTEEEVDARYEDALEAVEGLEFRSTLNKPEDELGAVLEINSGAGGTEACDWSEMLLRMYTMWAEKKGFKVSELNRQDGDMAGIRSAAIEIDGAFVYGLLKGENGVHRLVRISPFNAQGKRMTSFSSVFVHPMVDDRIEIEINPADLEWDTFRASGAGGQHVNKTESAVRVRHLPTGLVAECQQERSQHMNRDKAIQMLKSRLYELELEKQQAEKDKVEAGKMKNEWGSQIRSYVLDDRRVKDHRTNYQTSQTDSVLDGGLDEFLKAFLMNSTVES, encoded by the exons ATGACCGCTGATCAACTGCACGAGTTGAAGGACCGCCTGGGTGTTCTTAGGAGGTATCTT GACGTCGATGAACGACTGTTTCAGATCGAAGAAAAAGAACAGCAAACCCTGAACCCCAACTTCTGGGACGACCCCAAACGGGCCGAAGCTGTTCTCAAGGAGCTCAAAAGCCACAAGGCGTGGCTGGCTTCTTACGAAAAGGTGAAAACCAAAATTGAAGACGCGGAGGTGCTCTACGAATTCTTCCGGGAAGGAGAGGGCACCGAAGAGGAGGTGGACGCCCGGTACGAAGACGCGCTGGAAGCCGTCGAGGGCCTGGAGTTCCGCTCTACCCTCAACAAGCCGGAAGACGAGCTGGGCGCCGTGCTGGAGATCAACTCCGGCGCCGGGGGCACAGAAGCCTGCGACTGGTCGGAGATGCTGCTGCGCATGTACACCATGTGGGCGGAGAAAAAAGGGTTTAAGGTTTCAGAACTAAACCGGCAGGACGGCGATATGGCGGGCATCCGATCGGCGGCGATCGAGATCGACGGAGCATTCGTTTATGGCTTGCTGAAGGGGGAGAACGGCGTGCACCGCCTGGTGCGCATCAGCCCCTTCAATGCCCAGGGCAAACGGATGACTTCCTTTTCTTCGGTCTTCGTACACCCCATGGTGGACGACCGGATCGAGATTGAAATCAACCCGGCCGACCTGGAGTGGGATACTTTCCGCGCCAGCGGCGCCGGCGGGCAGCACGTCAACAAGACCGAATCGGCCGTCCGGGTCCGGCACCTGCCCACCGGGCTGGTTGCCGAGTGCCAGCAGGAGCGCTCCCAGCACATGAACCGGGACAAAGCCATTCAGATGCTGAAATCCCGCTTGTATGAACTCGAGCTGGAAAAGCAACAGGCGGAAAAAGACAAGGTGGAGGCCGGAAAAATGAAAAATGAGTGGGGCTCTCAAATCCGCAGTTATGTGCTGGATGACCGCAGGGTCAAGGACCACCGAACCAACTATCAGACCAGCCAGACCGATTCGGTGCTCGACGGCGGGCTCGACGAGTTCCTGAAGGCTTTCCTGATGAATAGTACGGTTGAGAGTTAA
- a CDS encoding DUF1573 domain-containing protein, which translates to MLKQFKVTLLALLAVGFLASCNNSQTPAQEEAAQSLTNTPVQPADPNAAAQPAAQEAAVPTGPTTVMSFEETEFDFGTVAEGEKVSHTYKFKNNGDEPLILSNAKGSCGCTVPSWPREPIPPGGEGAVTVEFNSQNKKGKRNQKVTITANTNPPQTFIYLKGEVEGKEGDAAPMVTQ; encoded by the coding sequence ATGTTGAAGCAATTTAAAGTAACGCTACTTGCCCTTCTGGCAGTTGGATTTTTGGCCAGCTGCAACAATAGCCAGACTCCTGCCCAGGAAGAAGCTGCGCAGAGCCTGACCAATACGCCGGTTCAGCCTGCCGACCCGAACGCGGCAGCCCAGCCTGCTGCTCAGGAAGCCGCCGTTCCGACCGGCCCGACCACGGTTATGTCATTCGAAGAAACGGAATTTGACTTTGGCACAGTGGCTGAAGGAGAGAAAGTATCTCACACGTACAAGTTCAAGAACAATGGCGATGAGCCGCTGATCCTCAGCAACGCCAAAGGAAGCTGCGGTTGCACTGTTCCGAGCTGGCCGCGCGAGCCGATCCCTCCGGGCGGCGAAGGCGCAGTCACGGTTGAGTTCAATTCTCAGAACAAGAAAGGCAAGCGCAACCAGAAGGTGACCATCACCGCCAACACCAACCCCCCACAGACCTTCATTTACCTGAAAGGCGAAGTAGAGGGGAAGGAAGGCGACGCTGCCCCGATGGTAACGCAGTAA
- a CDS encoding UbiA family prenyltransferase, whose amino-acid sequence MKDYLSLIKFSHTIFALPFALLGFFLATLESGRGLSGSLFLLVLLCMVFARSAAMAFNRYLDRDIDVQNPRTASREIPAGIISPRAALAFVLLNSLLFVATTWFINPICFFLSPVALLITLGYSYTKRFTFLCHFVLGLGLSLAPIGAYLAVQGQFALLPVLYSAAVLLWVSGFDIIYALQDDDFDRSLQLYSVPVALGRNGALRLSSILHLACAGIILLASYLLYAQYPAFGWIHWAAAAIFITLLVYQHTLVKPHDLSRVNLAFFTTNGVASLLFGGMVILDIYF is encoded by the coding sequence ATGAAAGATTACCTGTCCCTGATCAAATTCAGCCATACCATCTTTGCCCTGCCATTTGCCCTGCTGGGTTTTTTTCTCGCTACCCTCGAATCCGGCAGGGGCTTGAGCGGGAGCCTGTTTTTGCTGGTATTGCTGTGCATGGTTTTTGCCCGCAGCGCCGCTATGGCCTTCAACCGCTACCTCGACCGCGATATCGATGTTCAGAACCCCCGTACTGCCAGCCGGGAAATTCCGGCCGGCATCATTTCGCCCCGGGCGGCTCTTGCCTTCGTTTTGCTCAACAGCCTGTTGTTCGTCGCCACCACCTGGTTCATCAATCCAATTTGTTTTTTCCTGTCGCCGGTGGCTTTGCTCATCACCCTGGGCTACAGTTACACCAAGCGCTTTACTTTTCTGTGCCATTTCGTGCTGGGGCTGGGCCTTTCTCTGGCCCCGATCGGAGCCTACCTGGCGGTGCAGGGCCAGTTTGCGTTGCTGCCTGTGTTGTATTCAGCGGCAGTGCTGTTGTGGGTATCCGGTTTTGACATCATATACGCTCTGCAGGACGATGATTTCGACCGCTCGCTGCAGTTGTACTCGGTTCCGGTTGCCCTGGGCAGAAATGGCGCCTTGCGGCTTTCTTCCATCCTGCACCTGGCCTGCGCCGGCATCATCCTGCTGGCGTCTTATCTGCTGTATGCCCAATATCCGGCCTTCGGATGGATACACTGGGCCGCAGCTGCCATTTTCATAACCCTGCTCGTTTACCAGCATACCCTGGTCAAACCGCATGACCTGAGCAGGGTCAACCTCGCTTTCTTCACCACCAACGGCGTGGCGAGCCTCCTCTTCGGCGGCATGGTCATTCTGGATATTTATTTTTAA